The DNA region acttaacttcagggttttttttaatcattttttggtgagatagtgagaaacgtctcatgaagtatgaaagagcatgtaattccatgaggatttcaacgtttatttgataaaaaataattttgaaatggctgagatatccaaaagagagtgatcctaataaagtgtgggacccacattttattacgatagctttgttttactttgtttttggatgtttcagcttttccaaactcgattttcatcaaataaactttgaattcctcttaaaatggtatcctctgtaatatttcattagtgttttcttggtatctcgcaaaaaagttaaaacccaattttcatctccaccaatactgtaccatccctttaaccccttCTGTGTCAGGGTCTTTGGACAGTATGTGCAACGCTATGAGATTTTCTGTGATCATTAGCACTCTAAGCACACAAAGAGTTTAATTGATATTTCCCTGCCGTGAGAAACCTGCTTTGAAATGATAAGCAGACAAAAAGCAGATAGCTTGCGACTTTCTCGATGGCGGTCTCCTGCTTTCAGTTATCTCTCTCATTTACCGAAAAATATATACTATATGATAATATACTTCCTatcttatttacattttttacatgtttatatTATGATGCTTTTGCCCACGTTTTTCTACTCTTGTAATacttttgttgaaaattttgGATCATTGCATATGTCACCGTTTGTATTTAAGGAATTttagtttgaatttgtatttgcttgaatgcagaaataaatcaaaccaaaccccccccccaaaccaaTCTGAGAGCCATTGCAGTAACTCATCCATGAGATGATTTCccttgaaatatcaaaaaaaaaaaaaaatgtattgtcgGTTTTGACCGTTTGGCTTTGATGTAAATGATCCTTTCTTGTATCCACTTTCAAAACGAACGAATACTATAATATTATTTCTCCCTTATGAAGTTTGCTTGAGGGTATTGAGTTCATGAGTATTGCAGGAgcattcatgtatatatatatatatatatatatatatctttgagGAAATGTAGGAGCTTTTGATCTTTCGCGTATAGACATGACGAAAATTACGCAAGCTACGTCACAGACACGTGATCAAGACAACTCGTTATAGGTGGCCACGTGACGGAGGCCATTACGAGAAGGGCTGTGCCGACAGTGAAATGCTCATAACTTTCGTATTATCTGTTCGATTTCCCTAAAATATCCCACGACCTTTCACAGTGCTTTCATAGCTTTCATGGATCATCTATTCTCCATGGAGTACATGTTTTCTGTAAATTTCCTTCAGGACGGAATGCGTATTGATTTTGCAGAGAGTTATGAAACCTTCGTCAGTGCGTTCAGCTCCTGAAATCAACTGCAACGAATTAAGCATCTAAAGATGTTCATATTCGATGACTCTGAATATgatgtttttgcgtgttgtttTTTACCACGTGAGTCGACGATATTAGAAAAGAATAACTGTTTTGCTCGGGATCACAGCGAAGCCTTTCCATGATAAAAAGAAGGGGCTACAAAATGGTAGGCACATGGGACCTCCTGCACCATACATCAGGAAAGCATGTACTATACAAGTCAGGTCTACTATCCGTGTGAAGTTCATCTATCGCAGAATTCTATATTACCATTATGGAGTATGTCTGCTTGTTAATTCGTCTTGCAGAATTCCATCCTCTAGTGTCTACGAAAGGGGGATAGACTATGTTAGTATCGACGATGTTGACATGCATGGTGGGAAAAGAATtgataatacaaaaataaaaacaggtgTCACTCTAGTCGTTtctttatgagtgtcatttcagtAATTTATTGATGTTTGCAAAAGTGTCACTGTAATCTTTAATGCAGCATACTGCTGCGTTCGAAGTTATTTCGTCACTGTTAATCTAACTTCCCGTGTTTTGTGATTTTAATGTTAGCTTTAAAAATAAGAGAGTGTGAATGAGGAGAGGAAATAGGCACAATCATACAACTGGATACATTTTTCTACAACCAAAAGCTATCGTATGATAACTAGGATTCATTTGATACGAAATAACCCGAAGTATTTACAAGTTATGAATGTTTTCACCTATATAGGTAGTCAGGAATGACACTGCCGATTAAATGCATgcaactagaaaaaaaaaccgcagACCTGATGACGTACTTGCCAGTGGCGAGTCACATCGAAGGTCAAGCTTGACTATATGAATTGTTTATTTGGATCACACATTCACAGTATGTTCAATTTCTTTTAATCTTCCAGACGCATACACAGCAGACGACGTTGGTTGTGCAATCACACAGCGCAATGCTGCGCCACGAGTGAAGCGAGAGGACGCTACTTCTTTTCGACATTGGACCATGGGAGGACGAAGTGGTGTCGACGAAGAGGTCGCCGACGAGGAAAGACACGACCGCGAAGATGAACATGCATCCGTCTGTAGCATCGGTTCCAAAAAGAGGAAACTCTCTGACATGCTCGACGATGGCTGTAGTGATTGTGCCTATAGAGTTCGGGGTGACATGACGATGAATCCCGAACCGTTGCATATTAATCCGACCGAAGTGGTGGTCAGGTGCTGCACCGAGTGCGGTCCCACGCAGGGATGCTGCAACTGCGATCCAGACGATTTCTTTCCAGACGTGAGCAGTGAGATAGAACTGCCAATGTGCTACGACGGCGAAGAGTCCAAACAGAGGACCATATCCTGCGTGGATTCGTCGTCGACTGATATAATGGACAATGTCATACCGGACATCCTGCCATCGTGCAGGACTACGGATATACTTGGGAATCCAGACAGTGATACTTGTCTGGAGGGTATGATTGCCTACGATAGAAAACGTGTCCTTGACATCTCGCTCCACAAGATGCGCTGCATTGACGATCCCGAGGTGTCCCTCCGGAGGTCGGTCCTAATCGCCAACATGGTGACGAAACTCCGCAGCGAGATTCGGCAAGAGGATTACTGTCGGACGGTACTGCCAAAGAAACGCCGCAGCTTCCGGAGAACTTGGCACAGAAGCCCGGAAGGGCTGCCCGAATCGCTGTGTTTCTACCAAGGCCATCAACCGCGACGGCGATTGGCCGACGATCTTATGTGGGACGTGTATCCGACCAATGACATGATCCCTTACAGTGGCGGGAAGCACGTGGAGCAAACCCAGACGGACGATCACTACCATGAACAATCTCAGGATAACACtcaagaggaagaaaagaattCTCTTCTTGGGGATATCGATAGTATTTTTCAAAGTCTTATGGCATGTGTTGGCGGGCCTTAACGaacattattttctctctttcattatgttatgttacatTGTGCAACACAGTTGGTCAAATTACTGCCGGAATTATTGCCACATTCTATTTAAATTCATATGCAGTTTCATGATAATCTTCAGACCAACATGATGACCTGACAACAGAGTCGAAGAAGTACTTTTTGGTTTGCGAATGGTGACGATACAATTGCCCACACCAGCTGATGATAAACATTTCTCATTTCTTCTGTCCAATACTGTTAAATACAAATGCCAATCCTCTAGTCAGAGGATGAAAATCTACCTAGGACGAGACCGTCAAATATTGTTtgttgtgtataattatgttatattttgacatttttgtgttgttgaaaCACCAGCTTTGACCAGTGGATCATTACACTCATTAACTATAAGCCAGTACTCCTTTTCCGTCTTGCTACTGCAATTTCTCTTTTTGAAGACATTGTCGATTTCATGTGAGACATTTTGATAAGGGCCGTAACCATAATCTGTCTGGATACATCAAGGCAGTATAAATCACCATCAATACCTCATCATGCTTATGGGCTTATGATGTTTTAATATACACCTTCGCATTCATGATGGCTGATGGAAAGATTTTATGATAAGGGCAATGTCGATCAAAGAGCAGAACAATACAGAGGATGCTTAATGTTCTTGAAAACGTATACAGAATCCCACCCGCTTTATCATTTCACAGTCGCTGAAGGCCAGCTAAATGTCACTCGTGATAGTTTAGTCTTAAGTTGTATTGTCTGCGGGACAGCCATGAGTCATTGTGTTCTGTCTGATTGACTAGCTCTCTCACCTACGCACGCAAGCACTCTACGCTCGAAAGATTGCACGATCCAACacatttatatcataatatgtattaatgtatttcTCGCGCCATAACGCTCAATCTCGACTCTGAAtgatgaaacattaaactgGAAACATGGAGGTGGGGACAGAGAACCACATTCCTGGCGGAAAACTTCAGATCACCAAGCATCCTATCCGACTGATTTTCATCTACAAATAAAAGCTATGTCATGCTTTGAAGTATAGAGAAGTTGTCAGAGAATTTGCCGACGCGCgggatttctcttttttttttatgttccaTGCTTGATTGCTCCTAACCCTGATATTCTGGCCCGATGTGTAAACAGTGGCTGCAATAACCATTGCAAATTGAAAAAGGATTAGTGTGACTTCGttaaatagtttttttttctgactgccTGACTGactgactctctctctctctctctctctgtctctctctctctctctctctttccctctctttagTGTACTTTCTattctttatgttttcaaaattaaagggatggtatagttttagttgagatgggggttcagcttttaattttttgcaagataatcagAAATCGTTTACATGCAATATAATGGAGCATACAATCTAAGAGCAATTactttacttgatgaaaattggtttttaaatggctgagatatctaaagaCAAAGGGGTCCTAATAAAAAATGGGTCGCACtatttattaggaccactttgttttgctttgtttttggatatctcagccattttataaccagttttcatcaagtAAAGTTTAAATTGCTCTGAGAATCGTATGCTGTTTAATATTGCGTATAAGTCGTtgctaattatctcacaaaaatgtaaaacctgaatccccatctcagccAAAGCTATGCTATCCTTTCAACTTGCTTACAATGCAAAACACACTAGCAGTATATACAGCACGCACGTATACGTACCAACGCGCGCACACCCCCTCTCccctttctctccatctctccccctCGCCCCTTATTCTTCTGTCAGCTCCAATCTTACACCGGTTTGGGAATGTTTGTCGCGGGTTTTT from Diadema setosum chromosome 1, eeDiaSeto1, whole genome shotgun sequence includes:
- the LOC140228530 gene encoding uncharacterized protein isoform X1; this translates as MTVAVPVERYSPFPWKHASHHPCSEHQPYCCYHDKSSAASDGISVSHDVSTSNQHYNGFTTNASSLDAYTADDVGCAITQRNAAPRVKREDATSFRHWTMGGRSGVDEEVADEERHDREDEHASVCSIGSKKRKLSDMLDDGCSDCAYRVRGDMTMNPEPLHINPTEVVVRCCTECGPTQGCCNCDPDDFFPDVSSEIELPMCYDGEESKQRTISCVDSSSTDIMDNVIPDILPSCRTTDILGNPDSDTCLEGMIAYDRKRVLDISLHKMRCIDDPEVSLRRSVLIANMVTKLRSEIRQEDYCRTVLPKKRRSFRRTWHRSPEGLPESLCFYQGHQPRRRLADDLMWDVYPTNDMIPYSGGKHVEQTQTDDHYHEQSQDNTQEEEKNSLLGDIDSIFQSLMACVGGP
- the LOC140228530 gene encoding uncharacterized protein isoform X2; translated protein: MGGRSGVDEEVADEERHDREDEHASVCSIGSKKRKLSDMLDDGCSDCAYRVRGDMTMNPEPLHINPTEVVVRCCTECGPTQGCCNCDPDDFFPDVSSEIELPMCYDGEESKQRTISCVDSSSTDIMDNVIPDILPSCRTTDILGNPDSDTCLEGMIAYDRKRVLDISLHKMRCIDDPEVSLRRSVLIANMVTKLRSEIRQEDYCRTVLPKKRRSFRRTWHRSPEGLPESLCFYQGHQPRRRLADDLMWDVYPTNDMIPYSGGKHVEQTQTDDHYHEQSQDNTQEEEKNSLLGDIDSIFQSLMACVGGP